One region of Rhodocaloribacter litoris genomic DNA includes:
- a CDS encoding glutamine amidotransferase, producing MFDELFKFSRVQFAEGEVGFQVGAGGYVVGVLLLLALAGLAVLYARTRGYPSKRAKLVSGTLRGAAVLVLFLPLFEPVLVIPDVVPDENFVAVIVDASESMNIPDGVLGETRFDDARQLLFDPEEGLVPALETVFKLRYYTFGRAAARVDSLPPRPGDDRTDLSAALDRVLADFRGVPLAGVVLLTDGGDNSTGVPLNRAEALRARDVPLHVIGLGREAFDVERELLEATVSKSVEQGTGAEIEVKVRSWGPEPEPVTFSLYRDQTRVLSERRPLKGAGRIDQFALFYEPDAPGAAVYTLQVEPARGEPNGENNALDVLIDPRTDTLRVLHFDNLRRDFKFIKRALEGDQVVAFTSVVRTGTGKLYRQGLRSPEELAGGFPATQAELNTYDVVLVGDVEASFFTPEALRMLERFVRVRGGGFLMLGGRNSFTEGDYDLTPVADLLPVELDPERRQVVPTAFFDPERPVFDPAHPEQRQGFAFVPTATGYESPILKLAPDPATNRARWATMPPMTSLNLLGPVKPGATVLAEKPGDDFGPREPLLVVQRYGKGRTAALPTASTWRWQMLLDAADTRHERFWRQLVRWLAASAAGRVALDPGGDRFVPGDPLSLAVTVVDADYEPVPEATVTAQVTGPAGADLPLAFRPALGEPGTYTATFVPETSGVYEVEVSARQDTTLLGTDTRSLLVAPSRREYYDATLKRGFLESLAGVAGGAYYTPADVRDLPDRLRNRRTSTSIFHTEYLWDMPLVFLLALALLSAEWFYRRRKGLP from the coding sequence ATGTTCGACGAGCTTTTCAAGTTCAGCCGCGTGCAGTTTGCGGAAGGGGAGGTCGGCTTTCAGGTCGGAGCGGGGGGGTACGTCGTCGGGGTGTTGCTGCTGCTGGCGCTCGCGGGGCTGGCGGTGCTCTATGCACGCACGCGGGGTTATCCTTCGAAGCGGGCGAAGCTCGTCTCCGGCACCCTCCGGGGCGCCGCCGTCCTCGTCCTGTTCCTCCCGCTCTTCGAGCCCGTGCTCGTCATCCCCGACGTGGTGCCGGACGAAAACTTCGTCGCGGTGATCGTGGATGCTTCCGAAAGCATGAACATCCCCGACGGGGTGCTCGGCGAGACCCGTTTCGACGATGCCCGGCAGTTGCTCTTCGACCCGGAGGAAGGGCTCGTCCCGGCCCTCGAGACGGTTTTCAAGCTCCGCTACTATACCTTCGGCCGCGCCGCCGCCCGCGTCGACAGCCTGCCGCCGCGCCCCGGCGACGACCGTACCGACCTCTCGGCCGCCCTGGATCGCGTGCTGGCCGACTTCCGGGGGGTGCCGCTGGCCGGTGTCGTCCTGCTCACCGACGGCGGCGACAACAGCACCGGCGTCCCGCTGAACCGGGCCGAGGCGCTGCGCGCGCGCGACGTCCCGCTGCACGTCATCGGCCTGGGCCGCGAGGCGTTCGACGTCGAGCGCGAGTTGCTGGAGGCGACGGTGAGCAAGAGCGTCGAACAGGGCACCGGCGCCGAAATCGAGGTGAAGGTACGGAGCTGGGGTCCCGAACCCGAACCGGTCACGTTCAGCCTCTACCGGGACCAGACGCGCGTCCTCTCGGAGAGGCGCCCGCTCAAGGGAGCAGGGCGGATCGACCAGTTCGCCCTCTTCTACGAACCCGATGCCCCGGGGGCAGCCGTCTACACGCTTCAGGTGGAACCGGCGCGGGGGGAACCCAACGGAGAGAACAACGCCCTCGACGTGCTCATCGACCCGCGCACCGACACCCTGCGCGTGCTCCATTTCGACAACCTCCGGCGGGATTTCAAGTTCATCAAGCGGGCCCTCGAAGGGGATCAGGTCGTCGCCTTCACGTCCGTCGTGCGCACGGGTACGGGCAAGCTTTACCGGCAGGGCCTGCGGTCGCCGGAGGAGCTGGCCGGCGGCTTCCCCGCCACGCAGGCCGAGCTGAACACCTACGACGTGGTGCTCGTGGGCGACGTCGAGGCGTCCTTCTTCACCCCGGAGGCCTTACGTATGCTGGAGCGGTTCGTCCGCGTGCGCGGCGGCGGCTTCCTCATGCTGGGCGGGCGCAACAGCTTCACCGAAGGCGACTATGACCTCACCCCCGTGGCCGACCTGCTGCCCGTCGAACTCGACCCGGAGCGTCGCCAGGTCGTCCCCACGGCCTTCTTCGACCCCGAGCGGCCCGTCTTCGACCCCGCCCACCCGGAACAGCGGCAGGGCTTCGCGTTCGTCCCCACCGCGACGGGCTACGAAAGCCCCATCCTGAAACTCGCGCCGGACCCCGCCACGAACCGGGCCCGCTGGGCCACCATGCCGCCGATGACGAGCCTCAACCTGCTCGGTCCCGTCAAGCCCGGCGCGACGGTGCTGGCGGAAAAGCCCGGGGACGACTTCGGCCCGCGCGAGCCGCTGCTGGTGGTACAGCGCTACGGCAAAGGACGCACCGCCGCCCTGCCCACGGCCAGCACCTGGCGCTGGCAGATGCTCCTCGACGCCGCCGACACCCGCCACGAGCGCTTCTGGCGCCAGCTCGTACGCTGGCTGGCCGCCTCCGCCGCCGGGCGCGTCGCCCTCGACCCCGGCGGCGACCGTTTCGTCCCCGGCGACCCCCTGTCGCTGGCGGTCACCGTCGTCGATGCGGACTACGAGCCGGTCCCGGAAGCCACCGTCACCGCGCAGGTTACCGGCCCGGCAGGCGCGGACCTCCCGCTCGCGTTCCGCCCCGCCCTGGGCGAGCCCGGCACCTACACGGCCACCTTCGTCCCCGAAACGAGCGGCGTCTACGAGGTCGAGGTCTCAGCCCGGCAAGACACGACCCTGCTCGGCACGGACACCCGGAGCCTCCTCGTGGCCCCCTCCCGGCGCGAGTACTACGACGCCACACTCAAACGCGGCTTCCTGGAAAGCCTGGCCGGGGTCGCCGGCGGGGCCTACTACACCCCCGCCGACGTGCGCGACCTGCCCGACCGGCTCCGCAACCGCCGCACGAGCACGTCCATCTTCCACACCGAGTACCTGTGGGATATGCCCCTGGTGTTCCTCCTGGCCCTGGCCCTGCTCTCGGCCGAATGGTTCTATCGCCGCCGCAAAGGCTTGCCCTGA
- a CDS encoding branched-chain amino acid transaminase — protein sequence MEHPIWFNGKLVPYEEATVHVLSHALHYGSSVFEGIRCYKTEQKGSAVFRLREHLRRLIDSAKIYRMEIPYSLEELEAATMETIARSGLEACYIRPLVFRGMGSLGVNPLKNRVETVIAVWAWGAYLGAEALEQGVDVKVSSWNRMAPNTFPSLAKAGGNYLNAALAKMDAVLGGYTEGIMLSVDGFIAEGSGENLFLVRDGTLYTAPVGLAILPGITRDAVVTLARDLGYTVEEKLIPREALYIADELFFTGTAAEITPIRSVDHYTIGEGRRGPVTKALQEAFFDIVHRGNDPYGWLTPVPVAENVA from the coding sequence ATGGAGCACCCCATCTGGTTCAACGGCAAGCTCGTCCCCTATGAGGAAGCGACGGTGCACGTCCTCTCTCATGCCCTGCACTACGGCTCGTCGGTGTTCGAGGGCATCCGCTGTTACAAGACCGAGCAGAAAGGTTCGGCCGTCTTTCGCCTGCGTGAGCACCTGCGCCGCCTGATCGACTCGGCGAAGATCTACCGGATGGAGATCCCGTACTCGCTCGAAGAGCTGGAGGCTGCCACGATGGAGACGATCGCGCGGAGCGGGCTGGAGGCATGCTACATCCGCCCGCTGGTCTTCCGCGGGATGGGCAGCCTGGGCGTCAACCCGCTGAAGAACCGCGTCGAGACGGTGATCGCCGTGTGGGCATGGGGGGCATACCTGGGCGCCGAGGCGCTGGAGCAGGGCGTCGACGTGAAGGTCTCGTCCTGGAACCGCATGGCGCCCAACACCTTCCCGTCGCTGGCCAAGGCGGGCGGCAACTACCTCAACGCGGCCCTGGCCAAGATGGACGCCGTGCTCGGCGGCTACACCGAGGGGATCATGCTCAGCGTCGACGGCTTCATCGCCGAGGGCAGCGGGGAGAACCTGTTCCTCGTCCGTGACGGCACGCTCTACACGGCGCCGGTGGGGCTCGCGATTCTGCCCGGCATCACGCGCGACGCGGTCGTCACGCTGGCCCGCGACCTGGGCTATACGGTGGAGGAGAAGTTGATCCCGCGCGAGGCGCTCTACATCGCCGATGAGCTGTTCTTCACCGGCACGGCCGCCGAGATCACGCCGATCCGCTCGGTGGACCACTACACCATCGGCGAAGGCCGGCGCGGCCCGGTCACGAAGGCGCTGCAGGAGGCCTTCTTCGACATCGTGCACAGGGGCAACGACCCCTACGGCTGGCTCACGCCGGTCCCGGTAGCGGAGAACGTGGCGTGA
- a CDS encoding glycosyltransferase family 2 protein, with protein MSTAPRILVIIPAFNEARSIGQVIGDIPAALVEEVVVVNNASTDETEANARAAGATVLREPRRGYGRACLRGIAYAREKNPDLVVFLDGDYSDHPEEMTDLVAPILRGEADFVVGSRMRGRREPGAMLPQALLGNRLACFLMRLLWGARYTDLGPFRAIRFADLLALGMEDETFGWTIEMQIKAVLAGLRYTEVPVSYRRRVGVSKITGTVSGTVKASAKILWTIAKYGIKARRVRRPVFEKSASGL; from the coding sequence GTGTCCACGGCACCGCGCATCCTGGTCATCATCCCCGCCTTCAACGAGGCCCGCTCCATCGGGCAGGTCATCGGCGACATCCCGGCCGCGCTCGTCGAGGAGGTGGTGGTGGTCAACAATGCCTCGACGGACGAGACGGAGGCCAATGCCCGGGCCGCCGGGGCCACCGTGCTGCGCGAGCCCCGGCGCGGCTACGGCCGGGCCTGCCTGCGCGGCATCGCCTACGCCCGCGAGAAGAACCCGGACCTCGTCGTCTTCCTCGACGGCGACTACAGCGACCACCCGGAGGAGATGACGGACCTCGTGGCGCCGATCCTGCGGGGCGAGGCCGACTTCGTCGTCGGCTCCCGGATGCGAGGGCGGCGCGAGCCGGGGGCCATGCTGCCACAGGCGCTCCTGGGCAACCGCCTGGCCTGCTTCCTGATGCGGCTCCTCTGGGGGGCCCGCTACACCGACCTCGGCCCCTTCCGGGCCATCCGCTTCGCCGACCTGCTGGCCCTCGGCATGGAGGACGAAACCTTCGGCTGGACGATCGAGATGCAGATCAAGGCCGTGCTGGCCGGCCTGCGCTACACCGAGGTGCCCGTCTCCTACCGGCGGCGGGTCGGCGTCTCGAAGATCACCGGCACCGTCTCGGGCACGGTCAAGGCGTCGGCGAAGATTCTGTGGACGATTGCGAAGTATGGGATCAAGGCGCGCCGTGTGCGCCGGCCGGTGTTCGAGAAAAGCGCTTCCGGTCTTTGA
- a CDS encoding helix-turn-helix transcriptional regulator, giving the protein MDRTDRLLAILHELKASRWHRAADLADLFGVSTRTIYRDMQVLGEAGVPLQAVPGKGYSLDEGYFLPPLIFSHDEAVMLWLGADFLADHFEVHYRTAARSAAVKIETALPGTLRETTKTLREGIRFVPVNAFDDPAERAALSGLRRALPAGRTVRFDYRARADDAAVACHVEPYGLLDREDGWTLVGRDRATGQVRSYRLARVQNLEVTDEAYTRPGAYRSGYDGETPRTVEVLVRFDPPVADRVQEVPGFFVEDTERRPDGLYVTLRVRRAVDVLP; this is encoded by the coding sequence ATGGACCGTACCGACCGCCTGCTGGCCATCCTGCACGAGCTGAAAGCCTCGCGCTGGCACCGGGCCGCCGACCTGGCCGACCTGTTCGGGGTGAGCACCCGCACCATCTACCGGGACATGCAGGTCCTGGGCGAAGCCGGGGTCCCGCTACAGGCCGTCCCGGGGAAGGGCTACAGCCTCGACGAGGGCTATTTCCTGCCCCCGCTGATCTTCTCGCACGACGAGGCCGTGATGCTGTGGCTGGGGGCCGACTTTCTGGCGGATCACTTCGAAGTGCACTACCGGACCGCAGCCCGTTCCGCCGCGGTGAAGATCGAAACGGCGCTGCCCGGGACGCTGCGCGAAACGACGAAAACCCTGCGGGAGGGCATCCGTTTCGTGCCGGTCAATGCGTTCGACGATCCGGCCGAGCGCGCCGCGCTGAGCGGGCTACGCCGCGCGCTCCCGGCGGGCCGCACCGTCCGGTTCGACTACCGGGCGCGGGCAGACGACGCGGCCGTCGCCTGCCACGTCGAGCCCTACGGCCTCCTCGACCGCGAGGACGGCTGGACGCTCGTCGGGCGGGATCGCGCCACCGGGCAGGTACGATCCTACCGCCTGGCCCGGGTGCAGAACCTGGAGGTGACGGACGAGGCGTACACCCGTCCCGGAGCCTACCGCTCCGGCTATGACGGAGAGACCCCGCGCACGGTGGAGGTCCTCGTCCGCTTCGACCCGCCGGTGGCCGACCGGGTGCAGGAGGTGCCCGGCTTCTTCGTGGAAGACACCGAGCGGCGTCCCGACGGGCTCTACGTCACGTTGCGGGTGCGGCGCGCGGTGGACGTGTTGCCCTAG
- a CDS encoding ion transporter yields the protein MEQNNGRQEPVLTGWRRRGHEIIFEAETPAGRAFDVGLIGAILASVIVVMLESVAVVRARHGAFLYALEWGFTILFTIEYVLRLWCVGRPWRYATSFFGIIDLLAVLPTYLSVLLPGTQYLLVLRLLRILRVFRVLKLVQYLSEAHLLAKALQASRRKITVFLFAVLTLVVIFGSLMYLIEGPAHGFTSIPRSIYWAIVTLTTVGYGDIAPQTNLGQALAAMIMILGYGVIAVPTGIVTVELSRATHTVSTRACPACGADGHDADAVFCKYCGTHL from the coding sequence ATGGAGCAGAACAACGGACGACAGGAGCCGGTCCTCACCGGCTGGCGGCGCCGGGGCCACGAGATCATCTTCGAGGCCGAGACACCCGCCGGGCGGGCGTTCGATGTGGGCCTGATCGGGGCCATCCTGGCCAGCGTCATCGTGGTGATGCTCGAAAGCGTGGCCGTCGTCCGGGCACGCCACGGGGCGTTCCTCTATGCGCTGGAGTGGGGGTTCACGATCCTGTTCACAATCGAGTACGTCCTCCGGCTGTGGTGTGTGGGCCGCCCGTGGCGCTACGCGACGAGCTTCTTCGGCATCATCGACCTGCTTGCCGTCCTCCCGACGTACCTGAGTGTGCTGCTGCCGGGCACGCAGTACCTCCTGGTGCTGCGTCTCCTGCGCATCCTGCGCGTCTTTCGCGTCCTGAAGCTGGTGCAATACCTGAGCGAGGCGCATCTGCTGGCGAAGGCGCTGCAGGCCAGCCGGCGCAAGATCACGGTGTTCCTCTTTGCCGTGTTGACCCTGGTGGTCATCTTCGGCTCGCTCATGTACCTGATCGAAGGGCCGGCGCACGGTTTCACGAGCATCCCGCGCAGCATCTACTGGGCCATCGTCACCCTCACGACCGTCGGTTATGGCGACATCGCCCCGCAGACGAACCTGGGACAGGCACTGGCGGCGATGATCATGATCCTCGGCTACGGGGTCATCGCCGTGCCCACCGGCATCGTGACCGTCGAACTCTCGCGGGCGACCCACACCGTCTCCACCCGCGCCTGCCCGGCCTGCGGGGCCGACGGCCACGACGCCGACGCTGTCTTCTGCAAGTACTGCGGCACCCACCTCTGA
- a CDS encoding universal stress protein: MLRIQRILIPTDFSPCAEAAVAQGVELARRCGARVRVLHVEEEPGRGTWRGMLHRLLEEVGLAEAFQRRVHEQVQARTAARNLHDVEVEEVRQQGEDVARVILQYAATNDVDLIVMGTHGHRSLRHPALGGVTGEVVRQAGCPVLAVHAPEEAPPAPHPLKRVLVPVDFSEPAVVALRHARALAGLYEASLTLLFVAEERVVPSFSDTGLPVFITLRLPPEVVRQSEAALQQLFETTPGPPVPVTCRVRHGHPAREILACAREEDADLIVLSTHGAGGGRGFHLGSVAEHVVRAAPHTVLTLNPSGRWLVD; encoded by the coding sequence ATGCTTAGGATCCAGCGAATACTGATTCCCACAGACTTTTCACCGTGTGCCGAGGCGGCGGTGGCCCAGGGGGTGGAGCTGGCGCGCCGGTGCGGGGCGCGGGTACGGGTGCTCCACGTCGAGGAGGAGCCGGGAAGGGGAACGTGGCGCGGCATGCTGCACCGGCTCCTGGAGGAGGTGGGCCTGGCGGAAGCGTTTCAGCGCAGGGTCCACGAGCAGGTGCAGGCCCGGACGGCCGCCCGCAACCTGCACGACGTCGAGGTGGAGGAGGTGCGGCAGCAGGGCGAGGACGTTGCCCGGGTGATCCTGCAATACGCCGCGACGAACGACGTCGACCTGATCGTCATGGGCACGCACGGGCACCGGAGCCTGCGGCACCCGGCGCTGGGCGGCGTCACCGGCGAGGTCGTCCGGCAGGCAGGCTGCCCGGTGCTGGCGGTGCACGCGCCGGAGGAGGCGCCCCCGGCACCGCATCCCCTGAAACGGGTGCTGGTGCCCGTGGACTTTTCAGAGCCGGCCGTCGTGGCCCTCCGGCATGCGCGGGCCCTCGCCGGGCTGTACGAGGCGTCGCTCACCCTGCTGTTCGTCGCCGAAGAGCGGGTCGTGCCGTCGTTCAGTGATACCGGCCTGCCCGTTTTCATCACCCTGCGGCTGCCGCCGGAGGTGGTGCGCCAGTCGGAAGCGGCGCTGCAACAGCTTTTCGAGACGACCCCCGGGCCCCCGGTGCCGGTAACCTGCCGGGTGCGGCACGGTCATCCGGCGCGCGAGATTCTGGCGTGCGCGCGGGAGGAAGACGCCGATCTGATCGTACTCAGCACACACGGCGCGGGGGGCGGCCGTGGCTTTCACCTGGGCAGCGTCGCCGAGCACGTGGTGCGGGCGGCCCCGCACACCGTGCTCACGCTCAACCCTTCCGGCCGGTGGCTGGTGGACTGA
- a CDS encoding citrate synthase: protein MQKATLSLNGQTHELPLVVGTEGEVGIDIRKLRATTGAITLDPGYGNTGSCESAITFINGEEGILRYRGYGIEELTEKSSFLEVAYLLIEGELPTKAQLDRFRHRLTYHSLLHEDMKKFFEGFPPSAHPMSVLSTIIASLSAYYPENNDPADVELNIIRLIAKIKTIAAFAYKKSIGQPYIYPRNDLSYTGDFLHMMFAVPSETYEVDPLVENTLDKLLILHADHEQNCSTSTVRMVGSSGASLFAAISAGVSALSGPLHGGANQAVINMLERIRQDGANYRKYVEMAKDKESGFRLMGFGHRVYKNFDPRARVIKAAADQVLERLGVDDPLLDIAKQLERVALEDDYFIERKLYPNVDFYSGILYRAMGIPTNMFTVMFAMGRLPGWIAQWKEMHNDPNTRIYRPRQIYVGPNARPYVPIEARE from the coding sequence ATGCAGAAAGCAACACTTTCCCTGAACGGTCAGACCCATGAGCTTCCTCTCGTCGTCGGCACCGAGGGGGAAGTAGGCATCGACATCCGCAAGCTGCGCGCCACCACAGGTGCCATCACGCTCGACCCCGGCTACGGCAACACCGGCTCGTGCGAGAGTGCCATCACCTTCATCAACGGCGAGGAAGGCATCCTGCGCTACCGGGGCTACGGCATCGAGGAATTGACGGAAAAGTCGTCCTTCCTCGAAGTGGCCTACCTGCTCATCGAGGGTGAGCTCCCCACGAAGGCCCAGCTCGACCGCTTCCGGCACCGGCTGACCTACCACAGCCTGCTCCACGAAGACATGAAAAAGTTCTTCGAGGGCTTTCCGCCGAGTGCCCACCCGATGAGTGTCCTCTCGACCATCATTGCCTCGCTCTCGGCCTATTATCCAGAAAACAACGACCCGGCCGACGTAGAGCTGAACATCATCCGGCTCATCGCCAAGATCAAAACCATCGCGGCCTTCGCCTACAAGAAGTCGATCGGGCAGCCGTACATCTACCCGCGCAACGACCTCAGCTACACGGGCGACTTCCTCCACATGATGTTCGCCGTGCCCTCCGAGACGTACGAGGTCGATCCGCTCGTCGAAAACACGCTGGACAAGCTGCTGATCCTGCATGCAGACCATGAGCAGAACTGCTCCACGTCCACCGTGCGTATGGTGGGCAGCAGCGGGGCCAGCCTCTTCGCCGCCATCTCGGCGGGGGTGAGCGCCCTCTCCGGCCCCCTCCACGGCGGGGCCAACCAGGCCGTCATCAACATGCTCGAACGCATCCGGCAGGACGGCGCCAACTACCGGAAATACGTCGAGATGGCCAAGGACAAGGAATCGGGTTTCCGGTTGATGGGCTTCGGCCACCGCGTCTACAAAAACTTCGACCCCCGGGCCCGCGTCATCAAGGCCGCCGCCGATCAGGTGCTCGAACGCCTCGGCGTCGACGACCCCCTGCTCGACATCGCCAAACAGCTCGAACGTGTGGCCCTCGAAGACGACTACTTCATCGAGCGCAAGCTCTACCCGAACGTCGACTTCTACAGCGGCATCCTCTACCGGGCCATGGGGATCCCCACGAACATGTTCACCGTCATGTTCGCCATGGGGCGCCTGCCGGGCTGGATCGCCCAGTGGAAAGAGATGCACAATGACCCCAACACCCGCATCTACCGCCCCCGCCAGATTTACGTAGGCCCCAACGCCCGTCCCTACGTACCCATCGAGGCCCGGGAATAA
- a CDS encoding PKD domain-containing protein translates to MRRRTGLSFLLSVLFLVAGGEARAQPARMDETLFIRPRLGLSAYAGDNATSLLSLDGVPYSLGLELGYQRSPRLSLGLGLQLAGYPGIHPTAGRNDGAVSTTRTSVHVLARHLLAPGNVAPYVHAGAHVTFGRVLLPETDLPDTPFREKGRVALGPLIGLGLDVRLNQNVSLFFEVTDHLTFPDEGADGRRGGGPFDHLLNTIGAGLKINFKRPFVPAVVGAVRCPPGEVQTGQLLPFSAWINPDATRPVSMTWDFGDGAMATGLAAAHTYRHAGIYTVTVVADNGRRADTATCTVVVVPACLPAEITAMTASNRQPDTRTAVHFAATVPGSRPVAYHWDFGDGHRSTEAAPTHTFAEAGTYTVTLEVTNCGGTVRRTMQVTVAPWKNPLCAVTAMNPVFFERNASILTEAARRQLRENLTILHTCPDLRARIEGFAAPDERNPDQLAEDRARVVEQFYVDNGIAFTRLTATGRGAFPGATAQPESANPARRVHTIPVRN, encoded by the coding sequence ATGCGACGCCGGACAGGCCTGAGCTTCCTGCTTTCCGTGCTGTTCCTCGTCGCCGGCGGCGAGGCACGGGCCCAGCCGGCACGGATGGACGAGACGCTCTTCATCCGGCCGCGCCTGGGGCTTTCCGCGTACGCCGGCGACAACGCCACGTCGCTCCTCAGCCTCGACGGCGTCCCCTACAGCCTGGGCCTCGAACTGGGCTACCAGCGCAGTCCCCGTCTCAGCCTGGGCCTGGGCCTCCAGCTGGCCGGCTATCCGGGCATCCATCCCACCGCCGGGCGAAACGACGGCGCGGTCTCCACGACCCGCACGTCGGTGCACGTGCTCGCCCGCCACCTGCTCGCCCCGGGCAACGTGGCGCCCTACGTCCACGCCGGCGCCCACGTGACCTTCGGCCGGGTGCTCCTGCCGGAGACGGACCTCCCGGACACTCCCTTCCGGGAAAAGGGCCGGGTGGCCCTGGGCCCGCTGATCGGGCTGGGGCTGGACGTGCGGTTGAACCAGAACGTCTCCCTCTTCTTCGAGGTGACGGACCACCTCACCTTCCCGGACGAGGGCGCCGACGGCCGCCGGGGCGGGGGCCCGTTCGATCACCTGCTCAACACGATCGGAGCCGGTCTGAAGATCAACTTCAAGCGCCCGTTCGTGCCGGCGGTCGTCGGCGCGGTCCGCTGCCCGCCGGGCGAGGTGCAGACGGGCCAGTTGCTCCCCTTCTCCGCCTGGATCAACCCCGACGCCACCCGGCCGGTGTCCATGACCTGGGACTTCGGAGACGGCGCCATGGCCACGGGGCTGGCGGCCGCCCACACCTACCGGCACGCCGGCATCTATACCGTCACCGTCGTCGCCGACAACGGGCGCCGCGCCGACACGGCCACCTGCACCGTGGTGGTGGTCCCCGCCTGCCTTCCCGCCGAGATCACCGCGATGACGGCTTCGAACCGGCAGCCGGACACCCGCACGGCCGTCCACTTCGCGGCCACCGTGCCGGGATCGCGGCCGGTCGCCTACCACTGGGACTTCGGGGACGGGCACCGTTCGACCGAGGCCGCCCCCACCCATACCTTCGCCGAGGCCGGCACGTACACCGTCACCCTGGAAGTGACCAACTGCGGCGGCACGGTCCGGCGCACCATGCAGGTCACCGTGGCGCCCTGGAAGAACCCGCTCTGCGCGGTGACGGCGATGAACCCCGTCTTCTTCGAACGCAACGCGAGCATCCTCACCGAGGCGGCGCGCCGGCAGCTCCGGGAAAACCTCACCATCCTGCACACCTGCCCGGATCTCCGGGCCCGCATCGAGGGCTTCGCCGCCCCGGACGAGCGGAACCCGGACCAGCTCGCCGAGGACCGTGCCCGCGTCGTCGAGCAGTTCTATGTGGACAACGGCATCGCCTTCACCCGCCTGACCGCCACCGGCCGGGGGGCCTTTCCGGGCGCCACGGCACAGCCGGAGAGCGCCAACCCGGCCCGCCGCGTCCATACCATCCCGGTACGCAACTGA